The following nucleotide sequence is from Chelmon rostratus isolate fCheRos1 chromosome 11, fCheRos1.pri, whole genome shotgun sequence.
tttatttccTGTAGATCTTGCAGGCTTGGTGTAGGTGCTATTAAACACTAAGCtaaaacatatttacatacataagTACATATGCATAGAGGATAAAGCTGCTCAGCAaatttgtgtgtcttttcaggCTTTCACAGAGAGGTCCAAAGCAAGAATGTACCAAACAAGAGTTTAATATCAGTAttttaatgtacatttattacacattttaaataaatattccatccttaaaattattttacacatcctcaaataaaaatatatttatatatgtataaaaacagacattcaggGGGCAACGACAACACACGAGGGTGAGGGGTAGTGGGTGAGTTAAGGGGTTCCTCACACTTCAATGCATTTTGTACAAATCAACATTACAGTCAGAACAGGAAACCTGTGATTATCAAATATAGCTGCCACATTGTTCCATCAGATGCCGTTAAAGCTCTGTTTGCTTGAACTGTTTGAGAAAGATAGAGAATGGTCCCAGACGTTACCCAGCATCCAGCAGAAAGCTTAAACACTGCAGATGTACCACCGCATGCTTATGCAACATTTACTGAACCCTGGTGCTCTCCAACGCAGTGTGTGACAGTTTATGTCTCTGAATGCAACGTTAACTGGCAGTGCGGTCAGTCAAGGCCCTTCAAGTCTCCTTGAGCAGCAGGCGAGAGTCCAAAAAAATGACTCCACTGgtcaaaaagaaacaaaaaacaaaaacaccacaatgCACTCTACTAAGATGTCCCCGATAAGTCAGACAATGAGTAATGTGCATCTAAGAacaaacttttccttttgttttgtctttttttacaCAGGTCAGTACTAAGTCTGGAGTACAAAAATAGatttctcatgttttttgtctattaacagttttttttttactttgagaaaaaatagaaatcaaACTACACATTAAGATATAGTAATACTCAGTATAAAAAATGTCTCTAGAGGTTTTTTTGGAGAGTAGAGGAGTGTGTCGGCTGCTGGtatttcagtcagtctgtcagtttctcttctttctctctgtcttttctatcttcctccccctcctcagcGCTCTGATGAATATCGTGTACGTTTAGTCCTTTGACTGAAGGGGTAGTGGATGAAGTCAAAAGGGCGGTGGTGGCTCGGGTGGGCGGGCTGCTGCCCCTTCGGCAGCCTCTTCATGAAATGGACCTCGCGCTGGTGCTGGCGCGTTCGCGAGCCTTTCCGCGGCCGCCCGCGGCGGGTGAAGGCCATGTACCAGCCCTCGTAGCGTGCGTTCCTCAGCGCTGTGTAGTTGTTCTCCAGAACGATCTCAGTAAAGATACAGTCACGGCCTTGTCcgtttttctgcaaaaacacacacacgcacaaaaaacaGTTAGTGGGAATGTTTAGAGAAGATCCTCGATGAAGATTTACAGATGGCAAATATCAGATGTATAGAGGTTTCCCTGTGCAGCCTGCcccctgcatgtgcacacactcacacacactcagccccCCCCCTCATACATGCAGCATATGCTACAGTCATTACAGAtcagagagagggggatgaCAGTAAGCGATGACTCTTCTCCCCCTTCAGAAAACATCCAGCAGCTCTTGTGGTGTcaggagctgcaggacagaTCCTCTAGCCATAAAGCCTCAATCAGCCCCCAAGTGTCACTTTCACTTCTGGTTTGATCTCCTGTTGCAATTGTGGCTAAATTTAACTGACCGTGTCTGCCTGAATTGAATATCAATCAATAGATCCTTAAATACATCTCATCAATTATCTGCCGTGTTCAGTTAAGGCCCCAATAGATCAGGTTGCTGACTTTGGGCAACAGTTCAGCTCAGGGATAAAACGGAGGCAAAGGTGGGTGAAGTGTGACCTCCAATCGCtgatttcaaataaaaacattatacAACTTGCATCAGTGACAAAATGTACAGTAAGGTCAGCTGACACAGTATTAACTGGACTTGGAAACACAGTGCTAGCCTACTGTAACAAGCTCCCACCTTTTTGGACAAAACTGTGTGTTAAAAATAGTCATGATACACccatgtgcacatgcatacaccCAGAAGACACactctcattctttctctcttcagcacacacgcgtgcacgcacacacgcacacaaacacacacacacacacagtggggcTGGGGCAGGCTGTGACTGGGCCGGTAGCTAGGGGCAGATGGTGTACGAGGCAGGGTgctgggtgggtggaggggagtgtgtgtggggggctGCAGAGAGGCTGGCAACTCTGTTTATTAGTCGTCACAGTGAGAGAGGGGCAGTGAGATaagcctgaaacacacacctacacattcacataacagcaacagcagcatgaCTAAACCCTAACCTGAAGCCTTATATTGTACAAAACTAATCCAAAATTTGTGTAAGGTTAGCTCTCACATTACTCTCATTACTGCACATTAGCCCCAAAACAGTCTGATTAGCAAGGAAGGAAAACACCTTACATTCTCTTACTGCTCATGACagcaacacatacacacacacacacacacacacacacacacacacacacgcaaacacacatatctCAAAGGTTAAACTAGTTAAACTAGTGCAAATGTCAATATAGAATAATAGGCTACTACTGTCATCTGATGAAAGCTACCAGTGGATTTGAAGATATGATCTGCAGGTTGGAATTATTCATGAATTTCCTTATAGCCAATTAATCCCATGAAGCCCTAAGTGCGCACATATGTTGTctatagtttaaaaaaaaaggctgaggAATTTCATAAAACAGCGGGCCACTAtagtttttaacaaatgttacTCAGGAGGAAAGAGTGCAGTTGTTctggactattttcagctgcggacAAATACACATTTGGGAAGATGAAAGAGCTGCATCAGGGTTTGGCTTCACTTGTTAATGCTGTTCAATTCAATTTGACCAGGCTTTGACTTTTATAGGGATTTATATAAACcttatttaatgtttatttcataAACTCATGAAAGCTGATGTACCTCGGGTTGTTTTTGGATCTATATTTTAGGTGAGGAATAATGTATTCATCTGCTGTGCAGTGATACGTAGCCGTACACAATATCTTGTCGTTTGATTCATATGGTCATAAATAATCCCATCTTGTTCAAAATTATGTTAATTTCCTGCTTACTGTGAATTTGTCCTCTATTCAACAGAAACCTCGTACATTTAGTTGCAGATCATTCTAGAATCCTTTATTATGGTTTAGAGCTTCTATGACattcttttacttttcacaAAATGTAGTCTGAGATGTTTGCATGGAGCACCAAAGCTAATGAACCACTAATGGATCATTTTGATGTCTCTGCTCTCAACACTTTGCCTCAGCAATTCAGCTTCTGCTCTCAACAATTTGCTTTTCAACACAGAAGtgcaaaagacacacacttaaTCCTCCTCTAACTCCTCTAGCTGTGCTGCTACAGCAGTTGACATTTTGACCTGAGCTACAATAAGGTTGCCAGCCTCTGCTTCTGGTGGCTGGGGTCAACTTTTCTCCTCACCTTGCCAATGAGCTTCCCCCTCTTGTTCATGCAGATGTAGAAACCCGTCTCAGCTCCCTTGATGCGCACTCGGCTCCCAAATGTGTCCGTTTCCACGATGAGTTTAGCTAAAGAAATCAAACGAAAAGAGTTTTGTTAGCAACTGCAGCTGAGAGCATGATGGTTGGCAAAAGGTTCATGTCATTTCAGCAAAAGGTGTCTTTTCAGTGCCTGTCCTCAATGACTGACTTAACAGAGCACATAAGTGCAGTGGACATACAAGCATTAACAACATATGCAGAAATGCTGTGTTTCCAAGCATGCATACTCTCAGTCCtgacaaccaaacacacacacacacaccaaaacctATGGGACCATTCCTGCGGATTTATGCAAGCTGAAATTCTTGCAAAATGATAAAACCACGTGTCTCTTGATTCTTTGAAAGCTAAAGAGGCGATCCTGGCCGTCCCATCAAGAATTCCTTTTCAAATAAATCTGTATTGACCTCACACATAAAGCTCCACATTTATCTCTATACCCCGAGACGTActgaaagaaacaggaaatataGACAGTTCACAGAGCATGACTTTGGAGTTTTGTGCATTTATCCATTGCTTttcaacaacagaaaataacaagacagtgaatttcattgctttttaaCTTTTGCAGAATGGCAGTATTTATTGTCAGGTCATTTTCAGTCTGCTGCATGTGATGTGTTTGCACTGCAGAGATTTGACATTCTCTCTGGATATTGATCCAGAACATTTAATGCCAAAAGCAGATGACCTTTTACAAATTCCATTTTAATCCACGTTGTCTCATAAAACCGGTTCCATGGCGTCGGCCACAGGGTTACTGGGGTCTCTGAGGATGGTCAGGCCTTTTCAACCCACCCAATGACTAACCACGACACGTCTGAGAGTTATATATGTGGTCAGAACCAACAACTACAGCTGAGCTGAATGAGGGGCAAGGTTTGTTTCAGACGTGggatgcacgcacgcacgcacacacacacacacacacacacacacacacacacacacacacacacacacacccctttcACACTTTCATagtcccctctctctcatttcagAGAAGCTGACTTCAGGTGACCTGAATAGCTTGCACACTCTTTTTGaggccacacacatgcacacaattaCATCCTTAAACCACTGAGCTCCCTGCACAGGCAGCAGGAGCAAACACACCACTATCAGTAGCTCTGCTCTGGGATGAGTGTGTTCTATTTGGAATTCAGTTTActttaaatacaacaaaagctGTAGGCCAGACTAGCTGCAGAGCTCAATGAGTGGTTCTGAGGCTGGGCGGAGAGGGGTTGAaggtggggtggaggggggagaaggCGCTATGCAGGAAATGTTCAGGAGGTAGAAGTAAGATGACTCTTCCAATGGCTCTTCCAGACCTGCAGGATCTCTGGAGGATCACCTCCAGCACCATCTACAATCCACCGGACAGTTTCTCTGAGCTCTAAGCCTCTTCCCCTCCAATGTTACAGACTGGGATCACATATGGTGCAAAGGTCGACCACCTTCACCAGTCAACTGCTTGGTTAAGGGGAAAATGCTGCAATAAATTGCTGCTGATAGGGGGTTTCACGTTTGTCTGGAAATTTCAGCATCTTGAAATGACAGTAATAGACAAATCtgagtgactgaatgaatgaatgatgaattaGAATTTATTCAAATTCTGCAAATATGCTGATTTGCAGACCATCCCTCGTTGTACTGGGTTTACATGTCtttatgaaagaaataaaaacattggaATTAAATATATGGCTTTTAAGGTGAATTACTTTTGATATATTTTCTACATAACAGGTAGTTTGCTCTTTAAATGCTTGCCTTTAGTGACATTAGAATACTGGCCTTGAGCCATGAGAGGGCGGGAAATAAATGCGGAGAATAATTTTAATGACTAAGTAAAAAATACtttcagaaataaaattaatgaaattaatcTATATTGTAATAACGATAAAATAAGAAGGATACATTATTGAACTAAAAAATTGAATAGTAAAATAGAATACATTTATTGCCCTACGGAGAGAGTGAGCCAACACAAAGTGTGCACAAAGTGTAGGATTTTACTTCTGGaaaattaatgtgaaataaatccAGACAGTTTTTTGTATTGGTGCgaaatttcaagaaaaaaaaaattgaaaactACCCCTGCAAAATGTTTAGAAACGAAATCAAATTGATCCTCTTTCCGTTCACATTTCAGGGATCTCGGAAAATTGCACttaatttctttttatctttttttgtgaTGGTACAACAGAAGGAGTTGGTGTCTTCTCTTACCGTGTACATCCCCATCATCTGCCATGGCGTTGATCTTCTTGTTGGGCAGGACCTGCACATGCTTGCCGCTGGTCCGGCTGTACAGCTGGTATATCCGGATCAACCTGCGGCTCACGCGGTCCGTCACTTTGCTCTGCTCGCTTACATGCTGCGTGAAATTAGGCGGGGACTGATTGGTTACCTGTCAGAAATTAGATATCATCACAATCAtcagtatatgtacatttattgttattatttatttgtctatttattAACTTTTGCCGACATTAAACTGACCAGGAAGCAGAAAAATCAGGATTGGAGTACTGAGTCAATTGTGTGTCCTGTAGTTACTGTAGGAAATGATTTAAGTACttaaacacagaggcaaaagATAGCCCGACGCAACAACAGCTTGTtgtcgtttttctttttcctaatGACAAGTGTAACAATTTCCAGGAGAGTCACTGCCAAATGAAATTATCAGCTTCCAAAAAAGACGCGCGGTGTGATTACAGGTTGTGCGTACAGGAGAATGTGCGCCACAGCgcagagcaaaaacacactgtgagcCGGATAAATGTTCGACTTCCCATCTTCATTGTAGGAACTAACAGAACACACTTTAACAATGTATTGagtctgatttttattttattttatttctctttactTCGATCTGTCTGTCCGCCGCGCTCCGCAGTGATGGAATGAC
It contains:
- the fgf8a gene encoding fibroblast growth factor 8, whose protein sequence is MRPIPSRLSYLFLHLFAFCYYAQVTNQSPPNFTQHVSEQSKVTDRVSRRLIRIYQLYSRTSGKHVQVLPNKKINAMADDGDVHAKLIVETDTFGSRVRIKGAETGFYICMNKRGKLIGKKNGQGRDCIFTEIVLENNYTALRNARYEGWYMAFTRRGRPRKGSRTRQHQREVHFMKRLPKGQQPAHPSHHRPFDFIHYPFSQRTKRTRYSSER